A part of Halictus rubicundus isolate RS-2024b chromosome 4, iyHalRubi1_principal, whole genome shotgun sequence genomic DNA contains:
- the Asx gene encoding transcriptional regulator additional sex combs isoform X4 yields the protein MDTDVELGKGEGCETSPGCSGYSSMVHSKKVIKHALRQQAKRRRKNTTIAAGNSRTLPRIVVKPLPPPPPNDPPPPVNNVQHINTTTEEPAATMREVLASLPGFSLKSGRRRSTKRLSATAQLEAGLVDLESPTSILASTSLRALLNRHTFQGLPPLYQRKLAQLLPAVDRQDAATSGLNNEFFSRACVEWRRRLAEGEFTPENQQRLKMEAERDKNKLDPWKVKHFEPIWGEKREPKLKSGLHCISESRSGGAVTRSSLRLRLESSVDTPASDVPCPVIMSEDKVEEDNCKVETTINNTDELVETPGIQELLTEEYNETTHTLIDEKHLESVNISSVETIADTEMLQDKPEEEEKVTILSEKQETVNEDEVVVQVCQETITNTYDEEIHLPDSKKDLEPMEDHILEVSEETILLPEESASPKSNEQLEQVSHTPSEAISQLSTECTPQTTVDQISQMSKEQVTQMSDEQIYPMSDCETTTMLETSPTHEQVRSTEIVMEDSTLINNNQSETAQVSHENPTDGESQIPEGMEIDSETLQRIHELEVRGEMREAYEEISGCPEEIMYPILDGMEMGTNSTEETETQVVSGQAETARDQQDVNGGNEEEALREANNYVCSEMLECSWSVDPTVNNINNTARTQEELQVPWPLVAAALDGSVAANITVTTQDECNDTPTTTDATTTQSQQFINADSNVESVNCIQLPVVQGTPFQSEGLAIGTPSTSCIMKNFQSQSSPIIAFPQLQSIRFVQTSFHSDQTAAAALNSTSPITGQLQTQQTTNSQVNIMRTQEEVVQLNPQNNSTRSNVVRSNVTQNPISNVVPASIGVQQNRAQNTIVIQQQASAPAQPRQVVATIQQPQYPGATVAVTSRTSRSNNQGSQRGSRNSNKEQGGGRSRSTTKEPPGAVNLERSYQICQAVIQSSPNRDQLKAHLKPPPSLLARGDGAFTTSKSGGRTITTVKTQKPSQTIQHNKQAQNKTQAVMLRHVFATARQATSAEC from the exons ATGGACACAGATGTAGAGCTTGGCAAAGGTGAAGGGTGTGAAACAAGTCCAGGTTGCTCTGGCTATTCTAGCATGGTGCACAGTAAAAAAGTTATCAAACATGCACTACGACAGCAGGCCAAGAGACGCAGAAAAAACACTACCATAGCTGCTGGTAATTCTCGTACTCTTCCAAGGATTGTTGTCAAACCGTTGCCACCACCGCCGCCGAATGACCCACCGCCTCCGGTGAACAATGTGCAGCATATTAACACTA CAACCGAAGAGCCTGCTGCCACGATGAGAGAGGTCCTGGCTAGTTTGCCAGGATTTAGTTTGAAATCTGGGCGTCGACGATCAACAAAGAGACTATCGGCGACTGCACAGCTAGAGGCTGGTCTTGTGGATCTCGAATCTCCGACGAGTATTTTAGCCAGCACAAGTTTACGTGCTCTTTTAAATAGGCACACCTTTCAAGGTTTACCACCTTTGTATCAAAGGAAACTTGCGCAACTTTTGCCTGCTGTAGATAGACAG GATGCAGCCACATCCGGATTAAACAATGAATTCTTTTCACGAGCATGTGTAGAATGGCGTAGACGCTTGGCCGAAGGAGAATTTACTCCCGAAAATCAACAACGATTGAAGATGGAAGCAGAGAGAGATAAGAATAAGTTAGATCCATGGAAAGTGAAACATTTCGAGCCAATATGGGGTGAGAAACGTGAACCCAAGCTTAAATCAGGTCTCCACTGTATTTCGGAATCAAGATCTGGTGGGGCTGTAACGCGTTCTAGTTTAAGACTTCGTTTGGAATCTAGTGTAGATACACCCGCATCGGATGTTCCTTGTCCTGTTATTATGTCTGAAGACAAAGTAGAGGAGGATAATTGTAAAGTGGAAACTACTATAAATAATACAGACGAATTGGTCGAGACACCAGGAATACAAGAATTATTAACAGAAGAATATAACGAAACGACACATACGTTAATAGACGAGAAACATTTAGAATCTGTAAACATAAGTTCTGTAGAAACGATAGCAGACACTGAAATGCTTCAGGATAAACCTGAGGAAGAAGAGAAAGTCACTATTCTCTCAGAGAAGCAAGAGACTGTTAACGAAGACGAAGTTGTCGTACAAGTTTGTCAAGAAACTATTACAAATACGTACGACGAAGAAATTCATTTGCCCGATAGTAAAAAGGATCTCGAACCAATGGAAGATCATATTctcgaggtttcggaagaaaCGATTCTCTTGCCAGAAGAAAGCGCATCACCAAAATCGAACGAACAACTAGAACAAGTATCCCACACACCTAGCGAAGCAATATCTCAACTATCAACAGAATGCACGCCTCAGACTACGGTAGATCAAATATCTCAAATGTCGAAGGAACAGGTGACCCAAATGTCAGACGAACAAATCTATCCAATGTCTGATTGCGAGACGACGACCATGCTCGAAACATCGCCGACGCATGAGCAAGTTAGATCGACAGAAATCGTTATGGAAGATTCTACATTGATTAATAACAATCAGAGCGAAACGGCTCAGGTCTCTCATGAGAATCCAACAGATGGTGAATCACAAATTCCAGAGGGAATGGAGATTGATAGTGAAACATTGCAACGTATTCATGAATTGGAG GTAAGAGGGGAAATGCGCGAAGCGTATGAAGAGATTTCAGGATGCCCCGAAGAGATAATGTACCCTATTCTTGATGGAATGGAAATGGGAACGAACAGTACAGAGGAAACAGAAACGCAAGTTGTTTCAGGTCAAGCAGAGACTGCTAGAGACCAGCAAGATGTGAACGGCGGGAACGAAGAGGAAGCTCTTAGAGAGGCTAACAATTATGTTTGTTCTGAAATGTTAGAATGTAGTTGGTCAGTAGACCCGACTGTTAATAACATTAATAACACCGCGAGG ACGCAGGAGGAGCTTCAAGTCCCGTGGCCATTGGTAGCCGCAGCTTTGGACGGATCTGTAGCCGCAAACATTACCGTGACCACTCAAGATGAATGTAACGACACGCCAACTACCACTGACGCGACGACAACTCAATCTCAACAGTTCATCAATGCCGATTCGAACGTGGAATCGGTGAACTGTATCCAGTTACCAGTGGTCCAAGGGACACCCTTTCAATCCGAGGGCCTTGCGATCGGCACGCCCAGCACAAGTTGTATAATGAAGAACTTTCAATCGCAGAGTTCACCGATCATAGCTTTCCCACAGTTACAATCGATCAGATTCGTACAGACTAGTTTTCATTCTGATCAGACCGCCGCTGCCGCTTTGAACAGCACGTCCCCGATTACCGGTCAACTTCAAACCCAACAGACCACCAACTCGCAAGTGAACATAATGAGAACACAGGAAGAGGTGGTGCAATTGAATCCTCAAAATAATTCCACGCGGAGCAACGTTGTCAGGAGCAACGTCACGCAAAACCCAATCTCGAATGTTGTACCTGCTTCGATCGGGGTGCAACAGAACCGAGCGCAAAATACCATCGTTATACAACAACAAGCTTCTGCACCGGCCCAACCGCGGCAAGTTGTTGCAACTATACAACAGCCACAGTATCCTGGAGCAACTGTGGCGGTGACGTCGAGGACTTCGCGCTCGAATAATCAAGGCAGTCAAAGGGGTTCTAGGAATAGTAATAAGGAGCAGGGGGGAGGCAGATCTCGTAGCACCACGAAAGAACCACCTGGTGCTGTAAATTTGGAGCGCAGTTATCAAATATGTCAAGCG
- the LOC143353439 gene encoding retinoblastoma-like protein 1 isoform X2: MGQSDDIEDSTYSRHQDLCQKLNMDATAASEAWRSYETIRQNYTLEGDQLHWIGCALYVACRKSSIPTVGRTGPNVEGNCVSLTRLLQLCNLSLIQFFAKSKSWADMANMPQDFRSKIEKLEGNFSVSMVIFKKYQPIFNDVFKYPAEDISRPPRSRRHKAMPCTPARVFEFCWTLFICIKGAFPDISDDLVNSYHLLLVCCDLIYNNALLANRKDLLNPNFPGLPANFNDENYSLPQTANCIVNLLCERHEAIAMEAKVIKEYHLKNHIKKLFDEKVLRGDSTNFSGILEALNFDGNNKAINRVYEQHVLSVGDFDERIFLDHDASNNIGSPTQMMNVGDLQEQFQLKREQYSGIQHLAPPTPLTGRGYLRSKDITNVTPVSTATQSVIRLQAMLAGQTSPSENLLQILNNCSQDVKSLVETKVKEIGEQFYANYNKSTNPNEATSDFGKKRLYLGQTLFYRLLEMILNEERRKKPSYDVTNLLTNEVFIQCLFACCLEIVIYSYKSNDKVFPWILNALNLDAYYFYKVIEIIVRAEDQLSRDVVKHLNQIEEKILESLAWQSDSPLWAAIQSTPEGVPSCEEVSLPGTLETVDPNIPGQPALRRIALDRGTHHDVQQSPISSASERFQSPVAASGVVKKRLFADTRHLSGQSVLRVAGQSVLPPQVLAIDGNPRILLLPEQITVSRASSVQSTTTPMQTMTMNREPARPKRTGSVALFFRKYYNLASVRMSDLCGSLEIMDTDLKRKIWTIFEYSIKDRTELMKDRHLDQILMCAIYVICKLAKMEKNSFTEIMRCYRLQPQAVSHIYRSVLIAKTSSNQLQPNNEESGPREVPDNEASVAPPTPSNMAGTSQSFGEETRGDLIKFYNTVYVPQVKEVANKLGLARGSVMNLSLSPLPKGKPPASSPVRHVTSSIMTRNLDPKAISASPAPQLSYCFSRSPAKDLEAINRMMISVDPKRSVGKRLLSDDTDVEMTEGSPKKKSAFVTRKLENIIGERRTQNQ; this comes from the exons ATGGGGCAGTCGGACGACATCGAGGATTCTACTTACAGCAGGCACCAGGATTTGTGCCAAAAATTGAATATGGATGCGACTGCCGCGTCCGAAGCCTGGAGATCGTATGAGACGATCCGACAGAACTATACTCTCGAG GGTGACCAGTTACATTGGATAGGATGTGCACTGTACGTAGCATGCCGTAAATCTTCTATACCCACTGTTGGAAGAACAGGTCCTAACGTGGAAGGGAATTGTGTATCGctgactcgtttgttacaactgTGTAATCTTTCGCTGATACAATTCTTTGCAAAGAGTAAATCATGGGCAGATATGGCAAACATGCCACAAGATTTCCGCTCCAAAATCGAAAAGCTAGAAGGAAACTTCTCTGTCTCTATGGTGATATTCAAAAAATACCAACCGATTTTCAACGATGTATTTAAATATCCAGCGGAAGATATCTCAAGACCACCAAGATCGAGAAGACACAAAGCAATGCCTTGTACACCTGCAAGAGTGTTTGAATTCTGCTGGACCttatttatttgtataaagGGAGCATTTCCTGATATCTCTGATGATCTAGTTAATTCCTATCATTTACTATTAGTTTGTTGTGATCTTATATATAACAATGCTCTATTGGCTAATAGGAAAGACCTTTTGAATCCCAACTTTCCAG GTCTACCCGCGaattttaacgatgaaaactatAGTTTGCCTCAAACAGCAAACTGTATAGTCAATTTGCTTTGTGAGCGTCACGAAGCTATTGCAATGGAGGCGAAAGTAATTAAGGAATATCATTTAAAGAatcacataaaaaaattatttgatgaaAAAGTTCTCCGTGGAGATTCCACAAATTTTTCTGGTATTTTGGAAGCTTTAAATTTTGATGGAAACAACAAAGCTATCAACAGAGTGTATGAGCAACATGTGCTGAGTGTGGGAGATTTTGatgaaagaatatttttag ATCATGATGCTAGTAATAATATTGGTTCTCCTACACAGATGATGAATGTTGGTGACCTACAAGAACAGTTTCAGTTGAAAAGGGAGCAATACAGTGGG ATACAGCATTTAGCTCCACCAACCCCGCTAACCGGACGCGGCTATCTTAGATCAAAAGATATTACAAACGTAACACCGGTGTCCACTGCAACACAAAGTGTAATTCGACTTCAAGCCATGTTGGCTGGACAGACTTCTCCAAGCGAGAATCTTCTCCAAATATTAAATAACTGTTCTCAAGATGTAAAATCGTTAGTGGAAACAAAGGTAAAGGAAATAGGAGAACAATTTTATGCGAACTATAATAAAAGCACGAATCCGAACGAGGCCACTTCGGATTTTGGGAAGAAGAGACTCTACTTGGGTCAGACTCTATTTTACAGACTCCTAGAGATGATTTTAAACGAAGAGAGACGCAAGAAGCCAAGTTATGATGTGACG AACCTTCTCACGAACGAGGTTTTTATTCAATGCCTGTTCGCTTGCTGTTTGGAGATCGTTATTTATTCGTACAAGAGCAACGACAAAGTTTTCCCTTGGATTTTGAACGCGTTGAACCTAGACGCCTATTACTTTTACAAAGTAATAGAAATTATAGTTAGAGCAGAAGACCAATTATCGCGCGACGTCGTCAAGCATTTGAATCAGATAGAGGAGAAGATTTTAGAGTCCCTTGCATGGCAAAGTGACAGTCCACTATGGGCAGCTATTCAATCCACGCCGGAAGGTGTTCCCAGTTGCGAAGAAGTTTCGCTACCGGGAACGTTAGAAACCGTTGATCCAAATATTCCTGGCCAACCGGCATTGCGGAGAATCGCATTGGACCGTGGTACCCATCACGACGTGCAGCAAAGTCCTATTTCCTCAGCTTCAGAGAGATTTCAGTCCCCTGTCGCCGCTTCGGGTGTAGTCAAGAAGCGTTTATTTGCTGACACCAGACATCTCAGTGGTCAAAGCGTGTTGCGAGTAGCTGGTCAAAGCGTGTTACCACCGCAAGTTCTGGCTATAGATGGTAATCCGAGAATACTGTTGCTGCCCGAGCAAATAACAGTTTCCCGAGCGTCTAGCGTTCAGTCCACGACTACGCCGATGCAAACCATGACGATGAACAGGGAGCCAGCGAGACCGAAGCGGACAGGCTCGGTCGCGCTTTTCTTTAGGAAATATTACAATCTCGCGAGCGTCCGAATGTCGGATCTATGCGGCTCTCTAGAGATCATGGACACCGAtctaaaaagaaaaatctgGACAATATTCGAGTACTCGATCAAGGATAGAACGGAACTGATGAAGGATCGGCATCTCGATCAGATTTTAATGTGTGCAATTTATGTAATCTGTAAATTAGCAAAAATGGAGAAGAACTCGTTCACAGAGATTATGCGGTGCTACCGGTTACAACCACAGGCAGTTTCGCATATATACAGATCAGTGCTGATTGCGAAAACGTCTTCGAATCAGTTACAGCCGAACAACGAGGAATCGGGCCCGAGAGAGGTGCCCGATAACGAGGCCAGCGTGGCACCGCCTACACCTTCAAACATGGCAGGAACTTCGCAAAGCTTCGGCGAAGAGACACGCGGTGACCTGATCAAATTTTATAATACAGTATATGTGCCCCAAGTGAAAGAAGTGGCAAATAAATTGGGATTAGCACGCGGCAGTGTGATGAATCTGTCGTTGAGTCCCCTGCCCAAGGGGAAACCCCCAGCAAGTTCACCAGTCAGACACGTAACCAGTAGTATTATGACTCGTAATCTGGACCCTAAAGCCATCTCAGCTTCTCCAGCACCGCAACTTAGTTATTGTTTCAGTCGTAGTCCTGCTAAG GATTTGGAGGCTATTAATAGAATGATGATTTCTGTTGATCCGAAACGATCGGTCGGCAAGAGACTTTTATCGGATGACACGGACGTAGAAATGACGGAAGGATCTCCGAAAAAGAAGTCTGCCTTTGTCACGCGTAAATTGGAGAACATAATTGGTGAACGACGCACGCAGAACCAATAA
- the LOC143353439 gene encoding retinoblastoma-like protein 1 isoform X1: MGQSDDIEDSTYSRHQDLCQKLNMDATAASEAWRSYETIRQNYTLEGDQLHWIGCALYVACRKSSIPTVGRTGPNVEGNCVSLTRLLQLCNLSLIQFFAKSKSWADMANMPQDFRSKIEKLEGNFSVSMVIFKKYQPIFNDVFKYPAEDISRPPRSRRHKAMPCTPARVFEFCWTLFICIKGAFPDISDDLVNSYHLLLVCCDLIYNNALLANRKDLLNPNFPGLPANFNDENYSLPQTANCIVNLLCERHEAIAMEAKVIKEYHLKNHIKKLFDEKVLRGDSTNFSGILEALNFDGNNKAINRVYEQHVLSVGDFDERIFLADWRRVRLNGISSLEIVGGDIAYAKLAKHISLKDHDASNNIGSPTQMMNVGDLQEQFQLKREQYSGIQHLAPPTPLTGRGYLRSKDITNVTPVSTATQSVIRLQAMLAGQTSPSENLLQILNNCSQDVKSLVETKVKEIGEQFYANYNKSTNPNEATSDFGKKRLYLGQTLFYRLLEMILNEERRKKPSYDVTNLLTNEVFIQCLFACCLEIVIYSYKSNDKVFPWILNALNLDAYYFYKVIEIIVRAEDQLSRDVVKHLNQIEEKILESLAWQSDSPLWAAIQSTPEGVPSCEEVSLPGTLETVDPNIPGQPALRRIALDRGTHHDVQQSPISSASERFQSPVAASGVVKKRLFADTRHLSGQSVLRVAGQSVLPPQVLAIDGNPRILLLPEQITVSRASSVQSTTTPMQTMTMNREPARPKRTGSVALFFRKYYNLASVRMSDLCGSLEIMDTDLKRKIWTIFEYSIKDRTELMKDRHLDQILMCAIYVICKLAKMEKNSFTEIMRCYRLQPQAVSHIYRSVLIAKTSSNQLQPNNEESGPREVPDNEASVAPPTPSNMAGTSQSFGEETRGDLIKFYNTVYVPQVKEVANKLGLARGSVMNLSLSPLPKGKPPASSPVRHVTSSIMTRNLDPKAISASPAPQLSYCFSRSPAKDLEAINRMMISVDPKRSVGKRLLSDDTDVEMTEGSPKKKSAFVTRKLENIIGERRTQNQ; the protein is encoded by the exons ATGGGGCAGTCGGACGACATCGAGGATTCTACTTACAGCAGGCACCAGGATTTGTGCCAAAAATTGAATATGGATGCGACTGCCGCGTCCGAAGCCTGGAGATCGTATGAGACGATCCGACAGAACTATACTCTCGAG GGTGACCAGTTACATTGGATAGGATGTGCACTGTACGTAGCATGCCGTAAATCTTCTATACCCACTGTTGGAAGAACAGGTCCTAACGTGGAAGGGAATTGTGTATCGctgactcgtttgttacaactgTGTAATCTTTCGCTGATACAATTCTTTGCAAAGAGTAAATCATGGGCAGATATGGCAAACATGCCACAAGATTTCCGCTCCAAAATCGAAAAGCTAGAAGGAAACTTCTCTGTCTCTATGGTGATATTCAAAAAATACCAACCGATTTTCAACGATGTATTTAAATATCCAGCGGAAGATATCTCAAGACCACCAAGATCGAGAAGACACAAAGCAATGCCTTGTACACCTGCAAGAGTGTTTGAATTCTGCTGGACCttatttatttgtataaagGGAGCATTTCCTGATATCTCTGATGATCTAGTTAATTCCTATCATTTACTATTAGTTTGTTGTGATCTTATATATAACAATGCTCTATTGGCTAATAGGAAAGACCTTTTGAATCCCAACTTTCCAG GTCTACCCGCGaattttaacgatgaaaactatAGTTTGCCTCAAACAGCAAACTGTATAGTCAATTTGCTTTGTGAGCGTCACGAAGCTATTGCAATGGAGGCGAAAGTAATTAAGGAATATCATTTAAAGAatcacataaaaaaattatttgatgaaAAAGTTCTCCGTGGAGATTCCACAAATTTTTCTGGTATTTTGGAAGCTTTAAATTTTGATGGAAACAACAAAGCTATCAACAGAGTGTATGAGCAACATGTGCTGAGTGTGGGAGATTTTGatgaaagaatatttttag CTGATTGGAGACGAGTCAGACTAAATGGAATATCAAGCTTGGAAATAGTTGGAGGAGATATAGCATATGCTAAATTAGCCAAACATATTTCTCTCAAAG ATCATGATGCTAGTAATAATATTGGTTCTCCTACACAGATGATGAATGTTGGTGACCTACAAGAACAGTTTCAGTTGAAAAGGGAGCAATACAGTGGG ATACAGCATTTAGCTCCACCAACCCCGCTAACCGGACGCGGCTATCTTAGATCAAAAGATATTACAAACGTAACACCGGTGTCCACTGCAACACAAAGTGTAATTCGACTTCAAGCCATGTTGGCTGGACAGACTTCTCCAAGCGAGAATCTTCTCCAAATATTAAATAACTGTTCTCAAGATGTAAAATCGTTAGTGGAAACAAAGGTAAAGGAAATAGGAGAACAATTTTATGCGAACTATAATAAAAGCACGAATCCGAACGAGGCCACTTCGGATTTTGGGAAGAAGAGACTCTACTTGGGTCAGACTCTATTTTACAGACTCCTAGAGATGATTTTAAACGAAGAGAGACGCAAGAAGCCAAGTTATGATGTGACG AACCTTCTCACGAACGAGGTTTTTATTCAATGCCTGTTCGCTTGCTGTTTGGAGATCGTTATTTATTCGTACAAGAGCAACGACAAAGTTTTCCCTTGGATTTTGAACGCGTTGAACCTAGACGCCTATTACTTTTACAAAGTAATAGAAATTATAGTTAGAGCAGAAGACCAATTATCGCGCGACGTCGTCAAGCATTTGAATCAGATAGAGGAGAAGATTTTAGAGTCCCTTGCATGGCAAAGTGACAGTCCACTATGGGCAGCTATTCAATCCACGCCGGAAGGTGTTCCCAGTTGCGAAGAAGTTTCGCTACCGGGAACGTTAGAAACCGTTGATCCAAATATTCCTGGCCAACCGGCATTGCGGAGAATCGCATTGGACCGTGGTACCCATCACGACGTGCAGCAAAGTCCTATTTCCTCAGCTTCAGAGAGATTTCAGTCCCCTGTCGCCGCTTCGGGTGTAGTCAAGAAGCGTTTATTTGCTGACACCAGACATCTCAGTGGTCAAAGCGTGTTGCGAGTAGCTGGTCAAAGCGTGTTACCACCGCAAGTTCTGGCTATAGATGGTAATCCGAGAATACTGTTGCTGCCCGAGCAAATAACAGTTTCCCGAGCGTCTAGCGTTCAGTCCACGACTACGCCGATGCAAACCATGACGATGAACAGGGAGCCAGCGAGACCGAAGCGGACAGGCTCGGTCGCGCTTTTCTTTAGGAAATATTACAATCTCGCGAGCGTCCGAATGTCGGATCTATGCGGCTCTCTAGAGATCATGGACACCGAtctaaaaagaaaaatctgGACAATATTCGAGTACTCGATCAAGGATAGAACGGAACTGATGAAGGATCGGCATCTCGATCAGATTTTAATGTGTGCAATTTATGTAATCTGTAAATTAGCAAAAATGGAGAAGAACTCGTTCACAGAGATTATGCGGTGCTACCGGTTACAACCACAGGCAGTTTCGCATATATACAGATCAGTGCTGATTGCGAAAACGTCTTCGAATCAGTTACAGCCGAACAACGAGGAATCGGGCCCGAGAGAGGTGCCCGATAACGAGGCCAGCGTGGCACCGCCTACACCTTCAAACATGGCAGGAACTTCGCAAAGCTTCGGCGAAGAGACACGCGGTGACCTGATCAAATTTTATAATACAGTATATGTGCCCCAAGTGAAAGAAGTGGCAAATAAATTGGGATTAGCACGCGGCAGTGTGATGAATCTGTCGTTGAGTCCCCTGCCCAAGGGGAAACCCCCAGCAAGTTCACCAGTCAGACACGTAACCAGTAGTATTATGACTCGTAATCTGGACCCTAAAGCCATCTCAGCTTCTCCAGCACCGCAACTTAGTTATTGTTTCAGTCGTAGTCCTGCTAAG GATTTGGAGGCTATTAATAGAATGATGATTTCTGTTGATCCGAAACGATCGGTCGGCAAGAGACTTTTATCGGATGACACGGACGTAGAAATGACGGAAGGATCTCCGAAAAAGAAGTCTGCCTTTGTCACGCGTAAATTGGAGAACATAATTGGTGAACGACGCACGCAGAACCAATAA
- the LOC143353442 gene encoding uncharacterized protein LOC143353442 yields MYFFGRIRNVQMSIINQTRRHFFNNNIQNNIHKQSKIIKKLLRKNELKRGQIEGITFSETTKKGPSVHTQRRMNVLDKVLMEHITDFMSTGELDPRLENKSIEICLVKVTQDFKQINIYWLDNSLDQSDTVEILNDCAHRLRYELCQLYVMGNLPPIQFVKDKHKDIAKEVERKLAAADYGEDYQPNLYPLAVNHTVSLKAFTNADKQSTDSPDDTFNVTLPVMKHDVFDLDHDRIMSKIKVSLLQSRHMLKKRVTNTQLNLFPASESISQNVPNFLTTQEQEEQFAKFLKDKQRERRRKYKKDRSNKDIIYQLNEEREDDFEDTYDDDFHGDHLTDDNERVDR; encoded by the exons ATGTATTTCTTTGGTAGAATTCGGAATGTCCAAATGTCTATAATTAACCAAACCCGTAGACATTTCTTTAACAATAACATACAAAACAATATTCATAAACAGAGTaagattataaaaaaattgttgcgcAAGAATGAATTGAAGAG GGGTCAAATAGAAGGTATCACCTTTAGCGAAACAACTAAGAAAGGGCCATCTGTACACACACAACGAAGGATGAATGTTTTAGATAAGGTTTTGATGGAACATATCACAGATTTTATGTCCACTGGGGAACTAGATCCTAGACTTGAAAATAAAAGCATAGAAATCTGTCTTGTAAAAGTGACGCAggattttaaacaaattaacaTATATTGGCTAGACAATAGTCTTGATCAGTCTGATACAGTAGAAATATTAAATGATTGTGCACACCGTCTGAGGTACGAGTTATGTCAACTTTATGTTATGGGCAATTTGCCTCCAATTCAGTTTGTGAAAGATAAACACAAGGATATCGCCAAAGAAGTGGAGAGAAAATTAGCAGCAGCAGATTATGGAGAAGATTATCAACCTAATTTATACCCGCTTGCTGTGAATCATACTGTTTCATTAAAAGCCTTTACTAATGCTGACAAGCAAAGCACAGACAGTCCTGATGATACCTTTAATGTAACTCTGCCTGTAATGAAGCATGATGTATTTGATTTAGATCACGATCGAATAATGTCAAAG ATCAAGGTTTCGCTACTTCAGTCAAGACATATGCTTAAAAAACGAGTAACTAACAcacaattgaatttatttcctgCTTCTGAATCTATTTCACAAaatgttccaaattttttaactACACAAGAACAGGAAGAGCAGTTTGCAAAATTCTTGAAAGATAAGCAGAGAGAACGAAGACGGAAGTATAAGAAAGATCGTTCTAATAAGGATATTATTTATCAGCTTAATGAAGAAAGAGAAGATGATTTTGAAGACACTTATGATGATGATTTTCATGGTGATCATTTGACTGACGATAATGAACGCGTAGATAGAtaa